In one window of Escherichia coli DSM 30083 = JCM 1649 = ATCC 11775 DNA:
- the odhB gene encoding 2-oxoglutarate dehydrogenase complex dihydrolipoyllysine-residue succinyltransferase, with protein sequence MSSVDILVPDLPESVADATVATWHKKPGDAVVRDEVLVEIETDKVVLEVPASADGILDAVLEDEGTTVTSRQILGRLREGNSAGKETSAKSEEKASTPAQRQQASLEEQNNDALSPAIRRLLAEHNLDASAIKGTGVGGRLTREDVEKHLAKAPAKESAPAAPAPAAQPALAARSEKRVPMTRLRKRVAERLLEAKNSTAMLTTFNEVNMKPIMDLRKQYGEAFEKRHGIRLGFMSFYVKAVVEALKRYPEVNASIDGDDVVYHNYFDVSMAVSTPRGLVTPVLRDVDTLGMADIEKKIKELAVKGRDGKLTVEDLTGGNFTITNGGVFGSLMSTPIINPPQSAILGMHAIKDRPMAVNGQVEILPMMYLALSYDHRLIDGRESVGFLVTIKELLEDPTRLLLDV encoded by the coding sequence ATGAGTAGCGTAGATATTCTGGTCCCTGACCTGCCTGAATCCGTAGCCGATGCCACCGTCGCAACCTGGCATAAAAAACCCGGCGACGCAGTCGTACGTGATGAAGTGCTGGTAGAAATCGAAACTGACAAAGTGGTACTGGAAGTACCGGCATCAGCAGACGGCATTCTGGATGCGGTTCTGGAAGATGAAGGTACAACGGTAACGTCTCGTCAGATCCTTGGTCGCCTGCGTGAAGGCAACAGCGCGGGTAAAGAAACCAGCGCCAAATCTGAAGAGAAAGCGTCCACTCCGGCGCAACGCCAGCAGGCGTCTCTGGAAGAGCAAAACAACGATGCGTTAAGCCCGGCGATCCGTCGCCTGCTGGCTGAACATAACCTCGACGCCAGCGCTATTAAAGGCACGGGTGTGGGTGGTCGTCTGACCCGTGAAGATGTGGAAAAACATCTGGCGAAAGCCCCGGCGAAAGAGTCTGCTCCGGCAGCGCCTGCTCCGGCGGCGCAACCGGCCCTGGCTGCACGTAGCGAAAAACGTGTGCCGATGACTCGCCTGCGTAAGCGTGTGGCAGAGCGTCTGCTGGAAGCGAAAAACTCCACCGCCATGCTGACCACGTTCAACGAAGTCAACATGAAGCCGATTATGGATCTGCGTAAGCAGTACGGTGAAGCGTTTGAAAAACGCCACGGCATCCGTCTGGGCTTTATGTCCTTCTACGTGAAAGCGGTGGTTGAAGCCCTGAAACGTTACCCGGAAGTGAATGCGTCTATCGACGGTGATGATGTGGTCTACCACAACTATTTCGACGTCAGTATGGCGGTTTCTACGCCGCGCGGTCTGGTGACGCCGGTTCTGCGTGATGTCGATACCCTCGGCATGGCAGACATCGAGAAGAAAATCAAAGAGCTGGCTGTTAAAGGCCGTGACGGCAAGCTGACGGTTGAAGATCTGACCGGTGGTAACTTCACCATCACCAACGGTGGTGTGTTCGGTTCCCTGATGTCAACGCCTATCATCAACCCACCGCAGAGCGCAATTCTGGGTATGCACGCTATCAAAGATCGTCCGATGGCAGTGAATGGTCAGGTTGAGATCCTGCCGATGATGTACCTGGCGCTGTCCTACGATCACCGTTTGATCGATGGTCGCGAATCCGTGGGCTTCCTTGTAACGATCAAAGAGTTGCTGGAAGATCCGACGCGTCTGCTGCTGGACGTGTAG
- the sucA gene encoding 2-oxoglutarate dehydrogenase E1 component — translation MQNSALKAWLDSSYLSGANQSWIEQLYEDFLTDPDSVDANWRSTFQQLPGTGVKPDQFHSQTREYFRRLAKDASRYSSTISDPDTNVKQVKVLQLINAYRFRGHQHANLDPLGLWQQDKVADLDPSFHDLTEADFQETFNVGSFASGKETMKLGELLEALKQTYCGPIGAEYMHITSTEEKRWIQQRIESGRATFNSEEKKRFLSELTAAEGLERYLGAKFPGAKRFSLEGGDALIPMLKEMIRHAGNSGTREVVLGMAHRGRLNVLVNVLGKKPQDLFDEFAGKHKEHLGTGDVKYHMGFSSDFQTDGGLVHLALAFNPSHLEIVSPVVIGSVRARLDRLDEPSSNKVLPITIHGDAAVTGQGVVQETLNMSKARGYEVGGTVRIVINNQVGFTTSNPLDARSTPYCTDIGKMVQAPIFHVNADDPEAVAFVTRLALDFRNTFKRDVFIDLVCYRRHGHNEADEPSATQPLMYQKIKKHPTPRKIYADKLEQEKVATLEDATEMVNLYRDALDAGDCVVAEWRPMNMHSFTWSPYLNHEWDEEYPNKVEMKRLQELAKRISTVPEAVEMQSRVAKIYGDRQAMAAGEKLFDWGGAENLAYATLVDEGIPVRLSGEDSGRGTFFHRHAVIHNQSNGSTYTPLQHIHNGQGAFRVWDSVLSEEAVLAFEYGYATAEPRTLTIWEAQFGDFANGAQVVIDQFISSGEQKWGRMCGLVMLLPHGYEGQGPEHSSARLERYLQLCAEQNMQVCVPSTPAQVYHMLRRQALRGMRRPLVVMSPKSLLRHPLAVSSLEELANGTFLPAIGEIDELDPKGVKRVVMCSGKVYYDLLEQRRKNNQHDVAIVRIEQLYPFPHKAMQEVLQQFAHVKDFVWCQEEPLNQGAWYCSQHHFREVIPFGASLRYAGRPASASPAVGYMSVHQKQQQDLVNDALNVE, via the coding sequence ATGCAGAACAGCGCTTTGAAAGCCTGGTTGGACTCTTCTTACCTCTCTGGCGCAAACCAGAGCTGGATAGAACAGCTCTATGAAGACTTCTTAACCGATCCTGACTCGGTTGACGCTAACTGGCGTTCGACGTTCCAGCAGTTACCTGGTACGGGAGTCAAACCGGATCAATTCCACTCTCAAACGCGTGAATATTTCCGCCGCCTGGCGAAAGACGCTTCACGTTACTCTTCAACGATCTCCGACCCTGACACCAATGTGAAGCAGGTTAAAGTCCTGCAGCTCATTAACGCATACCGCTTCCGTGGTCACCAGCATGCGAATCTCGATCCGCTGGGACTGTGGCAGCAAGATAAAGTGGCCGATCTGGATCCGTCTTTCCACGATCTGACCGAAGCAGACTTCCAGGAGACCTTCAACGTCGGTTCATTTGCCAGCGGCAAAGAAACCATGAAACTCGGCGAACTGCTGGAAGCACTCAAGCAAACCTACTGCGGCCCGATTGGTGCCGAGTATATGCACATTACCAGCACTGAAGAAAAACGCTGGATCCAACAGCGTATTGAGTCTGGTCGCGCGACTTTCAATAGCGAAGAGAAAAAACGCTTCTTAAGCGAACTGACCGCCGCTGAAGGCCTTGAACGTTACCTCGGCGCAAAATTCCCTGGCGCAAAACGCTTCTCGCTGGAAGGCGGTGACGCGTTAATCCCGATGCTTAAAGAGATGATCCGCCACGCTGGCAACAGCGGCACCCGCGAAGTGGTTCTCGGAATGGCGCACCGTGGTCGTCTGAACGTGCTGGTGAACGTGCTGGGTAAAAAACCGCAAGACTTGTTCGACGAGTTTGCCGGTAAACATAAAGAACACCTCGGCACGGGCGACGTGAAATACCACATGGGCTTCTCGTCTGACTTCCAGACCGATGGCGGCCTGGTTCACCTGGCGCTGGCGTTTAACCCGTCTCACCTTGAGATTGTAAGCCCGGTCGTTATCGGTTCTGTTCGTGCCCGTCTGGACAGACTTGATGAGCCGAGCAGCAACAAAGTGCTGCCAATCACCATTCATGGTGACGCCGCAGTGACCGGGCAGGGCGTGGTTCAGGAAACCCTGAACATGTCGAAAGCGCGTGGTTATGAAGTTGGCGGTACGGTACGTATCGTTATCAACAACCAGGTTGGCTTCACCACCTCTAACCCGCTGGATGCCCGTTCGACGCCGTACTGTACTGATATCGGTAAGATGGTTCAGGCACCGATTTTCCACGTTAACGCGGATGATCCGGAAGCCGTTGCCTTTGTTACCCGTCTGGCGCTCGATTTCCGTAACACCTTTAAACGTGATGTCTTCATCGACCTGGTATGCTACCGCCGTCACGGCCACAACGAAGCCGACGAGCCGAGCGCAACCCAGCCGCTGATGTATCAGAAAATCAAAAAACATCCGACGCCGCGCAAAATCTACGCTGACAAGCTGGAGCAGGAAAAAGTCGCGACGCTGGAAGATGCCACCGAGATGGTTAACCTGTACCGCGATGCGCTGGATGCTGGCGATTGCGTTGTAGCAGAGTGGCGTCCGATGAACATGCACTCTTTCACCTGGTCGCCGTACCTCAACCATGAATGGGACGAAGAGTACCCGAACAAAGTTGAGATGAAGCGCCTGCAGGAACTGGCTAAACGCATCAGCACGGTGCCGGAAGCGGTTGAAATGCAGTCTCGCGTTGCCAAGATTTATGGCGATCGCCAGGCGATGGCAGCCGGTGAGAAACTGTTCGACTGGGGCGGCGCGGAAAACCTCGCTTACGCCACGTTGGTTGACGAAGGCATTCCGGTTCGCCTGTCGGGTGAAGACTCCGGTCGCGGTACCTTCTTCCACCGCCACGCGGTGATCCACAACCAGTCTAACGGTTCCACTTACACGCCGCTGCAACATATCCATAACGGCCAGGGCGCGTTCCGCGTCTGGGACTCTGTACTGTCTGAAGAAGCCGTACTGGCGTTTGAATACGGTTATGCCACCGCAGAACCACGCACCCTGACCATCTGGGAAGCACAGTTCGGTGACTTCGCCAACGGTGCACAGGTGGTTATCGACCAGTTCATCTCCTCTGGCGAACAGAAATGGGGCCGGATGTGTGGCCTGGTGATGTTGCTGCCGCACGGTTACGAAGGGCAGGGGCCGGAGCACTCCTCCGCGCGTCTGGAACGTTATCTGCAACTTTGCGCTGAGCAAAACATGCAGGTTTGCGTACCTTCTACCCCGGCACAGGTTTACCACATGCTGCGTCGTCAGGCGTTGCGCGGGATGCGTCGTCCACTGGTCGTGATGTCGCCGAAATCCCTGCTGCGTCATCCGCTGGCGGTATCCAGCCTCGAAGAACTGGCGAACGGCACCTTCCTGCCAGCCATCGGTGAAATCGACGAGCTTGATCCGAAGGGCGTGAAGCGCGTAGTGATGTGTTCTGGTAAGGTTTATTACGACCTGCTGGAACAACGTCGTAAGAACAATCAACACGATGTCGCCATTGTGCGTATCGAGCAACTCTACCCGTTCCCGCATAAAGCGATGCAGGAAGTGTTGCAGCAGTTTGCTCACGTCAAGGATTTTGTCTGGTGCCAGGAAGAGCCGCTCAACCAGGGCGCATGGTACTGCAGCCAGCATCATTTCCGTGAAGTGATTCCGTTTGGGGCTTCTCTGCGTTATGCAGGCCGCCCAGCCTCCGCCTCTCCGGCGGTAGGGTATATGTCCGTTCACCAGAAACAGCAACAAGATCTGGTTAATGACGCGCTGAACGTCGAATAA
- the sdhB gene encoding succinate dehydrogenase iron-sulfur subunit SdhB, whose amino-acid sequence MRLEFSIYRYNPDVDDAPRMQDYTLEAEEGRDMMLLDALIQLKEKDPSLSFRRSCREGVCGSDGLNMNGKNGLACITPISALNQPGKKIVIRPLPGLPVIRDLVVDMGQFYAQYEKIKPYLLNNGQNPPAREHLQMPEQREKLDGLYECILCACCSTSCPSFWWNPDKFIGPAGLLAAYRFLIDSRDTETDSRLDGLSDAFSVFRCHSIMNCVSVCPKGLNPTRAIGHIKSMLLQRNA is encoded by the coding sequence ATGAGACTCGAGTTTTCAATTTATCGCTATAACCCGGATGTTGATGATGCTCCGCGTATGCAGGATTACACCCTGGAAGCGGAAGAAGGTCGTGACATGATGCTGCTGGATGCGCTTATCCAGCTGAAAGAGAAAGATCCCAGCCTGTCGTTCCGCCGCTCCTGCCGTGAAGGTGTGTGCGGTTCCGACGGTCTGAACATGAACGGTAAGAATGGTCTGGCCTGTATTACCCCGATTTCGGCACTCAACCAGCCGGGCAAGAAGATTGTGATTCGCCCGCTGCCAGGTTTACCGGTGATCCGCGATTTGGTGGTAGACATGGGACAATTCTATGCGCAATATGAGAAAATTAAGCCTTACCTGTTGAATAATGGACAAAATCCGCCAGCTCGCGAGCATTTACAGATGCCAGAGCAGCGCGAAAAACTCGACGGGTTGTATGAATGTATTCTCTGCGCATGTTGTTCAACCTCTTGTCCGTCTTTCTGGTGGAATCCCGATAAGTTTATCGGCCCGGCAGGCTTGTTAGCGGCATATCGTTTCCTGATCGATAGCCGTGATACCGAGACTGACAGCCGCCTCGACGGTTTGAGCGATGCATTCAGTGTATTCCGCTGTCACAGCATCATGAACTGCGTCAGTGTATGTCCGAAGGGGCTGAACCCGACGCGCGCCATCGGCCATATCAAGTCGATGTTGTTGCAACGTAATGCGTAA
- the sdhA gene encoding succinate dehydrogenase flavoprotein subunit: MKLPVREFDAVVIGAGGAGMRAALQISQSGQTCALLSKVFPTRSHTVSAQGGITVALGNTHEDNWEWHMYDTVKGSDYIGDQDAIEYMCKTGPEAILELEHMGLPFSRLDDGRIYQRPFGGQSKNFGGEQAARTAAAADRTGHALLHTLYQQNLKNHTTIFSEWYALDLVKNQDGAVVGCTALCIETGEVVYFKARATVLATGGAGRIYQSTTNAHINTGDGVGMAIRAGVPVQDMEMWQFHPTGIAGAGVLVTEGCRGEGGYLLNKHGERFMERYAPNAKDLAGRDVVARSIMIEIREGRGCDGPWGPHAKLKLDHLGKEVLESRLPGILELSRTFAHVDPVKEPIPVIPTCHYMMGGIPTKVTGQALTVNEKGEDVVVPGLFAVGEIACVSVHGANRLGGNSLLDLVVFGRAAGLHLQESIAEQGALRDASESDVEASLDRLNRWNNNRNGEDPVAIRKALQECMQHNFSVFREGDAMAKGLEQLKVIRERLKNARLDDTSSEFNTQRVECLELDNLMETAYATAVSANFRTESRGAHSRFDFPDRDDENWLCHSLYLPESESMTRRSVNMEPKLRPAFPPKIRTY, from the coding sequence ATGAAATTGCCAGTCAGAGAATTTGATGCAGTTGTGATTGGTGCTGGCGGCGCAGGTATGCGCGCGGCGCTGCAAATTTCCCAGAGTGGCCAGACCTGTGCGCTGCTCTCTAAAGTCTTCCCGACCCGTTCCCATACCGTTTCTGCGCAAGGTGGTATTACCGTTGCGCTGGGTAATACCCATGAAGATAACTGGGAATGGCATATGTACGACACCGTAAAAGGGTCGGACTATATCGGTGACCAGGACGCGATTGAATATATGTGTAAAACCGGGCCGGAAGCGATTCTGGAACTGGAACATATGGGCCTGCCGTTCTCGCGTCTTGATGATGGTCGTATCTATCAACGTCCGTTTGGCGGTCAGTCGAAAAACTTCGGCGGCGAGCAGGCGGCACGTACTGCGGCGGCTGCCGACCGTACCGGTCACGCACTGTTGCACACGCTTTATCAGCAGAACCTGAAAAACCACACCACCATTTTCTCCGAGTGGTATGCGCTGGATCTGGTGAAAAACCAGGATGGCGCAGTGGTCGGTTGTACCGCACTGTGCATCGAAACTGGTGAAGTGGTTTACTTTAAAGCTCGCGCGACAGTGCTGGCGACTGGCGGGGCAGGGCGTATTTATCAGTCCACCACCAACGCCCACATTAACACTGGCGACGGTGTCGGCATGGCTATCCGTGCAGGCGTACCGGTACAGGATATGGAAATGTGGCAGTTCCACCCGACAGGTATTGCCGGTGCGGGCGTACTGGTCACCGAAGGTTGCCGTGGTGAAGGCGGTTATCTGCTGAACAAACATGGCGAACGCTTTATGGAACGTTATGCGCCGAACGCCAAAGACCTGGCGGGCCGTGACGTGGTGGCGCGTTCCATCATGATCGAAATCCGTGAAGGCCGCGGCTGTGATGGTCCGTGGGGGCCACACGCAAAACTGAAACTTGACCATCTGGGTAAAGAAGTTCTTGAATCCCGTCTGCCGGGTATCCTTGAACTCTCCCGCACCTTCGCTCACGTCGATCCGGTGAAAGAGCCGATTCCGGTTATCCCAACCTGTCACTACATGATGGGCGGTATTCCGACCAAAGTGACCGGTCAGGCGCTGACTGTGAATGAGAAAGGCGAAGATGTGGTTGTTCCGGGGCTATTTGCCGTTGGTGAAATCGCTTGTGTATCGGTACATGGCGCTAACCGTCTGGGCGGCAACTCGCTGCTGGACCTGGTCGTATTTGGTCGTGCGGCAGGTCTGCATCTGCAAGAGTCTATCGCCGAGCAGGGCGCACTGCGCGATGCCAGCGAGTCTGATGTAGAAGCGTCTCTGGATCGCCTGAACCGCTGGAACAATAACCGTAACGGTGAAGATCCGGTGGCGATCCGTAAAGCACTGCAAGAATGTATGCAGCATAACTTCTCGGTCTTCCGTGAAGGTGATGCGATGGCGAAAGGGCTTGAGCAGTTGAAAGTTATCCGCGAGCGTCTGAAAAATGCCCGTCTGGATGACACTTCCAGCGAGTTCAACACCCAGCGCGTTGAGTGCCTGGAACTGGATAACCTGATGGAAACGGCGTATGCAACGGCTGTTTCTGCCAACTTCCGTACCGAAAGCCGTGGCGCGCATAGCCGCTTCGACTTCCCGGATCGCGATGATGAAAACTGGCTGTGCCACTCCCTGTATCTGCCAGAGTCGGAATCCATGACGCGCCGAAGCGTCAACATGGAACCGAAACTGCGCCCGGCATTCCCGCCGAAGATTCGTACTTACTAA
- the sdhD gene encoding succinate dehydrogenase membrane anchor subunit, with the protein MVSNASALGRNGVHDFILVRATAIVLTLYIIYMVGFFATSGELTYEVWIGFFASAFTKVFTLLALFSILIHAWIGMWQVLTDYVKPLALRLMLQLVIVVALVVYVIYGFVVVWGV; encoded by the coding sequence ATGGTAAGCAACGCCTCCGCATTAGGACGCAATGGCGTACATGATTTCATCCTCGTTCGTGCTACCGCTATCGTCCTGACGCTCTACATCATTTATATGGTCGGTTTTTTCGCTACCAGTGGCGAGCTGACATATGAAGTCTGGATCGGTTTCTTCGCCTCTGCGTTCACCAAAGTGTTCACCCTGCTGGCGCTGTTTTCTATCTTGATCCATGCCTGGATCGGCATGTGGCAGGTGTTGACCGACTACGTTAAACCGCTGGCCTTGCGCCTGATGCTGCAACTGGTGATTGTCGTTGCACTGGTGGTTTACGTGATTTATGGATTCGTTGTGGTGTGGGGTGTGTGA
- the sdhC gene encoding succinate dehydrogenase cytochrome b556 subunit, which translates to MWALFMIRNVKKQRPVNLDLQTIRFPVTAIASILHRVSGVITFVAVGILLWLLGTSLSSPEGFEQASAIMGSFFVKFIMWGILTALAYHVVVGIRHMMMDFGYLEETFEAGKRSAKISFVITVVFSLLAGVLVW; encoded by the coding sequence ATGTGGGCGTTATTCATGATAAGAAATGTGAAAAAACAAAGACCTGTTAATCTGGACCTACAGACCATCCGGTTCCCCGTCACGGCGATAGCGTCCATTCTCCATCGCGTTTCCGGTGTGATCACCTTTGTTGCAGTGGGCATCCTGCTGTGGCTTCTGGGTACCAGCCTCTCTTCCCCTGAAGGTTTCGAGCAAGCTTCCGCGATTATGGGCAGCTTCTTCGTCAAATTTATCATGTGGGGCATCCTTACCGCTCTGGCATATCACGTCGTCGTAGGTATTCGCCACATGATGATGGATTTTGGCTATCTGGAAGAAACATTCGAAGCGGGTAAACGCTCCGCCAAAATCTCCTTTGTTATTACTGTCGTGTTTTCACTTCTCGCAGGAGTCCTCGTATGGTAA